The Panthera leo isolate Ple1 chromosome D4, P.leo_Ple1_pat1.1, whole genome shotgun sequence nucleotide sequence CTACattatctttagtttcttttttctaagaaacTATTAGGTGCATAGGCATTTtgagaaatgacagaaaaataaaacagtgtattATACGCTTATGTTCCCATCTCCCAGCTCCATCAGCTCATATCCATTCCTGCTCCATACAGACCTCTAGGCACTCACTGCTGCCTTCCCTGTATTACGATGAAGTTCTAAAGATACTGtattatttcatctataaatgtattttattttagtgttttagaGATGTTCTTTTCTCTAAAAGATATAGATAAATACACTTAATTTCCACCCATATGGAAGGTAAAAATGATGGATTGTTTTTTACAGCTTTTAATGCCACTGTTTGCATTAAGTTGTTAAATTATGATTGCAGCCACCTGAATTAGTAAATAATAAGAATTAGTAAATAATTAACTTCAGACCCTTCCTATAATAGTTTAAGGCCATTGTTGTCCAAACTACATTTTTTGGACCATTAATGTGCTATGAACTCTTTATGGGCATACTTCAAATAAAGGGTTTTGTTGTCAAGTTAAGTTtggaaaattcttaaaacttGGTTCTTGAAGAGCAGAGTATTTTAGCTTAGTAGAGTTTCAAATAAGTCATATGACAAAGAATCTTGTTTCACTTTGTTTAAACTCAGTATTTCCTATAGGAATTCTGTAGTAATTTGAGCAtgtaccttttttcccccttataaaTATTTCTGGGCATTTTTCTGGAAATTAATATTCTGTAAAACAGTTTGGGAAACATTGCTCCATCTACAGGATCCCAACCAGCTGTGCCTGGACTATCAGAAATTTCTCACGTCCAGCCAAATTCATTTGAATAGAGTTCTCCtaagagaggtaaaaaaaatagatttttaaaaacaggattcACAGATACTTGTGATAGCCACTTTGGAAGCCACCATACTGTTCATTTGTGACGATCATGCATTATGGTGATGGTCTTTCTTTATAGACaaaatcagtactttttttttttttttttttggaaatcagTAGTAACTTGTTAGGGATTGTGCTTGGACATTGTGTCTGGGCTTTAAGTTAGTActaaattttcaggaaatttaTTGTGCTAATTCTGGaagcattgaaaaaatattttccaattccaTGAATTCATCCTATGAGCATAAAATCAATCTTAGTCCATTGTATATTTAAGCTTCTTCACTTTGACTTCTCATATccaaaacctttatttttcacttactccagtcaataaatgttaatataatttaatatgtagTGAATCAAATATCTGGGCTAATATGAGAatcaattcattttaattaatgaataatttaCTTTAGGTCTTTTTCTTATTAGGATGTATGGTCTCCTGAATACTGCTGAGAAAAGTAATGCTTCTGTTGTAACTGTTAGCCACCGGATAATGTTGTTTACTATATTTGCACATACTTGCTCAGTACCAATgagaaaaacatgattttatgATATTCATGTGTTGTAATTAATATGAAAGTACTACTAGCCACAGTTTGGTATGTCACATGCCTAATCTCTATCTATGTCTAAACTGTGAGTGAgccaataacatttttaaagaatcaaacaTTGAAGAGAATTAATTTTCTTCACGTAATTCATGAGTATCTATATATTTGTCTTCAATAAACCCATCATCGTCTATTACAAATGAATGTAGTTGTTCAAATATTACTGTAGTTTCTTCAGAGTTTGTATGTGAGGCCTGTGAAAGAGAACTTGAATTTCCAGTAAAACCGTCTTCATAGGTTTCTGCTTCATGCTCTTCCAGGCGATGATGATTGTAACTAAGCAGAAAATTATACCATATTGGGCATTTGAtagcaataaaaatgaggaaTGAAGTCATCAGTACAGTGACTACCACACCGAGAAGAAAAGCCCAGCTTTTTCCAAGAAGTTTATGTTCTTAATGGGAATaccgagaaagagagagaaagagattttgttaaattgacaaaaataaaataatcataattacaTGTCCTAATAACTCCATAGTATTGGTAttagaaataaacacacattctaattttctttaaacaaaagttACTAAGACTACAATAAATTAAGATATTTCATAGTGTGGTgagaaaatacctttttttcaaaatagctACCTATCTTTGCAGATACTGTTTATCAATTCACCTTAAAACATTATTGATTTATACCTGTTGAGAATTGTTACTTAACCAGTCAaaagtaaggctcagagaagttaaagaagTTGCATTATGGCATTGGATGGTAACTGGCAGAACCTGGTTTGGAAGCCTAGTATTTTGTAAATCTTTTGTTTAAATGAGGAATTGTTCTTTTACATTGtttccagaaatttaaaattcagtttatttagtCTACTGCCCCAATATTAATATTTAAGACCAGTACATTACctgaattttttaagttgttcAAAGAGCTGTTAAATGTTGAATTGTTAATGGACTGAGAGTGGTTATAAAGATCTTCATTTATAGGTGGAGAAAATTTTGAGTAACACTCAGCATTGTATGGTACTGTTGTGATACTATAGCATTTCAGGATATCTGGGTAGGCACATGTGGTGATGTTCTCATTTTCTGGTAAATCAGAATTAAGATTTGTTACGGAAAATAggattaataatattaataaatttttatagctaacattttataattatttttacctaGAATTGTTGGTAATGACCTGTTGTCATTAAAGATATATGAAAGAAACTCTTGTATTTGCCTAGCAACACTATAAGGGAAAGATTCATATTCTTgtttattaagttattttatgaatatagtTCAAGTGTAATATGTTTATTGTTTAGTTTATGTATTAAAGTAAAGATGGTATGATTAAGATTGTGGTGAAAATTGATCACAGGCAGAGCATGGTTTACAGTTAAGCAAATAGGGCACCTGTTTTTATCTACTCTCTGGCAGGATAtcctaagaaaaggaaatacctaaaaaaaattactcttatgTATTCACACTGCAAACTTAATACATGAAGTGATAGTATCATTTcacatatatagaacatttaaattttttttttttttcctgaaaggcagaggaagaacaTCTATTCAGCAAttacttttcagtgtttcttcctgcttcccttaAACAggaatagtttctttttctttaaaacatgaagTGAGAGACTTTCCTGGGGTGGAACAATAAAAAATCAAtcacattttggttttgattaaaTTATGTTAGCTTACCTAGTGTCACATTTGAGGTGTTCAACCATTTCTGCAAATTCAGTAGACTACAAGAGCAGTTCCATGGATTTCCATATAAAATTATTGATTCCAGATGAAACATTCGTGGTACATCAAAATAGCTTATCAAATTACCTTGCAGATTCAGAAGTATTAGGTTTTTTAGAGGCACAAATATATCAGGATTcagttgaaatattttgttttgacagagatgtaactgttttagtttatttaagcCTATGAACGCATCCTGTTGAATTATGTGGATGGAGTttgtacacatatttaaaatttctaggtTGGAGAGGTTACCAAAGCTGttattatataacataatgatATTGTTCTCAATCAAATAGAGTTCAGTGAGTAAAAAATAGGTCTGTAGAACCCTTATGTCTGTAACATTCAGAGAAATTTGGTTATAACTGAGATCAAGTATAGTAATGTTTTTATTGATATCCACTGGAATCAACGAATAATTCATTTCAGTGAAATTATATTTGacttcctaaaaaagaaaaaatcagaaattaattaggaaaaatattaacagaatttcccaaattttcaTATCCAGGTGATTAGATATTTAGGATAAAATAGTTTTAGGGAATATTTCCTCTCTAATATTTGATGTTACAGTgtaaaaaaggtaaagaaaatacttttatttctttatcggGATGAAATACTGAAGAttaaggaaattctgatacatgtaATCGAGCAAAGATCTTCTAGTTTACCATATATACTTTGTGttattacagaaagaaagaatatgggtgtaattccatttatgtatgtGGAAATACATGGCAAATAATAATTCTCCTATTTAGTACTTCATTTGTGCAGatttataatgaaatttaaaatttgttgtttttaaaaatcagagctaCCAACACTAGGGCTATTAAATCATTAAATCATTCAGAAATATTACTCAAGATATAAATCTATAGAATTAACAGCTcaaagttttgtgttttaaaagaaaatatttattggggcaccagggtggcttagttaaacgtccaactcaactctggctcaggtcgagCTGCGtcccgggctctgcactgggcatggaacctgcttaacattctctctcttccttgctctctgtcccttccctgcttatgttctctctcaaaaaaaatgaaaatacatactttattaatttttttaagtaatatctgtacccagcatggggcttgaactcatgatcccaagatcaagaatcatgtcctactgactgagccagccaggtgcccccagaaaatatttattttataacagaaatTGAACCATGTATTGAATTTAAGAGCCAGGAAGCATGAAGAAGTGCTTTCCTTATTTGGGTATAGAGCcaaaaaaatagttcttattttgactatttttgcAATTGAAGTATCTCCCTAAAAACAATAATGTAACAACAATAATTTTCCtcataaatatatgatttttttaaaaaaaaatttcctacattttaaaaagtagtgttgggggtgcctggctggttcagttggtagagcatgtgactcttaatcttcaggccctgagtttgagccccactttgggagtagagattacttaaaacaagaCAGTGGTGTTTATGTCCTGAAACTAATCTCACATTTTATAGtgaaaacttttaaagaactaagttaaaaaaaaaaatgggggcacctgggtggctcagtcatttgtgtccgactcttgatttcgactcaggtcatgatcccagggttgtgggatcaagtcccgcgtTTGGCTCCGTGGCTGAGCATTGAGCctacttgtttctctttctctctctcctctctctctctccccccgccccccatctgcCCCTTTCCACCACTCGAACATgtgctctctgtctaaaataaaaaaataaataaaaagcatgtgttttcaatttataaaaaaaaatttatagactGCTTTTGTCAAATTAGAATCCAGCTTACATATCACAGATTTTGAATATAGACAGCTAAACATTTGGTTATGAtagcttggattttttttcttttattgtcttgGGATATTTTACTAAATGTACACAAAGTATACCTTTGAAAATATTGGTTGTAAAAACTTACTGTTCTAGAAGACTGGCTGTCGTCTGATAACAATAGCCTGGAGAGGGGCCAAAACAAGATTGTGATGCATGTAGTTTTCATATCGCAAGCCTGATAGAAAAGAGAGTATTTCCATCTCAGTAGGATACTAGAACTTTAGAGATGATTgaggacatttttatttccttttttctccttgtaaatccattttttcttaaaatatgtaaaatgtaaaacaagtaCATGTCCCTGAACTCTTCCTTGCTCTCTAATCTTAACAAATTGGAAAGCTCCTGGcaaatgaaatttgaatatattttagaatgtttatgAGTTCCTGAATtgattgaaaagaaatttaatagaACTGGtcgtgtattttattttattttatttttttttaatttttttttttttcaacattttttatttatttttgggacagagagagacagagcatgaacgggggaggggcagagagagagggagacacagaatcggaaacaggctccaggctccgagccatcagcccagagcctgacgcggggctcgaacccacggaccgcgagatcgtgacctggctgaagtcggacgcttaaccgactgcgccacccaggcgcccctactggtcgtgtattttaaaattttaataatgtgcGTGAAAGAaagttttacatacatatatacgtgtacaTGTTTAATATGCTTATAttgttatttcttggttttttttagattttaggcATTGTCTGTTGGTATAATCCATTGACTTAAAACCGTAGGAGATGAGAGCCTTCAGCTCTTTTTCAAACACTTGCTACCTTCATCTCCAATCCATCAAATGTATGCTTTTTATCTCTTCATTCTCCAAACATAGTTACTTATAATTTTGGCTAGATGAGTATTCAGGGCTTATATTATCATGAACGTATAAATACTGTTAATGGCTGAGCCATGTAACAGGATTACTTTCCTGTTcctgtacactttttttttcctctaaattactgtatttttcatgtgcttagttttcttttttattttttttatgaattgaTACCTAAACTCTCCCCTAACATATCGCTAAATAGTTTATACTTATTAGATATTTAATGTTCCATCTTCTTAAAGAAGTCTCTCCTTAGGCCTTACTTAGAATGAAATTGCTGGACTTTTTCTTGGGAATCCCTAAATGTTATTAtccttagtttttttgttttgttttgttttgtttttctcttggacTGGTTGGCTTTCCCAAAATGATTTTCAACTGTCTGAACAGATAAGGCCAGGTAGTGAGCTGAGAGCTGAGTGGTGAAAAAGGGGGGGTTTATCTCAGTAATTAGTatgtaaactttaaattttttttttcaacgttttttatttatttttgggacagagagagacagagcatgaacgggggaggggcagagagagagggagacacagaatcagaaacaggctccaggctccgagccatcagcccagagcctgacgcggggctcgaactcacagaccgcgagatcgtgacctggctgaagtcggacgcttaaccgactgcgccacccaggcgcccctgtaaactTTAACTTACTCCCCGTTTTTGGCCCAACATTCCTGCATTCACTTGTGCTTAGTGCCCAGATTCCCTTTGTTGTATTCTccctagagggaaaaaaacacctCAGTCTTGTGCTTATGTAGGAGAGGAACTTTACTTGGCTGGGCAGAGGCAAGGAGGAAGAATTTTAACtatgttttattcctttcttctccagtTCCAGAGTACCTGGTGCTGCCAGTTTCTGGGTCATTTGTGGGTTCTATGGTTCAATAGAACCATGTGGGTTCTATAATTCAAGCAACTTCTCAGCTTGCCCCACTACTGGCTTGGAAACATTTTGCTTTCCTAGATTCTACTTAACCATTAACTTTCAAGTTTCTTGGTTTTATTGCTGTTGccctctcttccattctctttgtccttattactttttattttcatttaagtcAGGTTTGGGTCAGGAGTCAAAGTTAACATGTACATCCAACATGCCATCTTTAACTGGAAATTGCCATTAATTTGAGTAAACTCTTGATGCTAAATAATTACTTTCCATTTAGTCATTTTATTCATGACCTTgatgtttcttgtttttatctgttttcttaaagTCAGCATTAGAAAACTATATTGCAAACAAATGATCATTTAAGAGGATATGAATATATCCTGTTATAATCCTTATTGGCTTTCTGAAATTTAGTCTTTTAAATCTTATAGCATTTCTTGCAATGtgatacttaatattttaaagggtAAGTTTATTCCATCAGAGCAGGAAGTAGAAAACTGTTCAGAATGAGCAAGCCTCGTTTCAAGTTATAAAATCTGTTGTTGCCTCATTAGCAATGAGGAATTTActgttatttcagttttggtCTATTTTAGTTCACTTTCTCATTACCTTCAGTATGTTGATTTGTTTATACTtatatctcttttatttctcctttaccgtagttaaatttattagaaaaagCCACTGCTGTCCTAGATTGCACAAACTGGATGTAGACTCAGAATCAGATTCTTTTAGAATCAGATTTAGAAtctgattcttttaaaatcagaaatgtgtTCAAGCTCTTATTCCAGAACATTGTCCACAAAAGGGGATCCCTAATTCATACATAAAAGGTACTTTACCCCTGTTTAACAACGTCTAGGAACATGTGTACAGCCTTGTCAATGGCTTGTGTCAGTATTTATCAGTGGGGTAACAAAGTTCTTAGTGAGGGTGCAAATGTAGGTAAGGTAGTGGTGAGTAAGGAAAAGtcctatttttttcagaaataagtaGGATAGGGATCATTAAAGGAAGCAAATAGGCTACAAAAAAAATGAGCTGATTCTAAGAAATTATGTGGAAAAGAAGCAGCTAAAAGTATGTAATGGAGAGATCAGGCAGGACTATAAACCAATGTGGATCTTTATCCTCTATTTAATACTAATAATTGCTTTCTCTAGTGTGCTAAAggtgataaaattagaaaagtctttttccccattttttgaTAAATTTCAGAGTTAGGAGCAATATATATGCAGAGCTTAAGGTAGATTCTGTATAAGAAAGTGTTCAGCAAATCTCAAGCATTGTTAGGTCTAAAGCTATGAAATGCATTGATTGGACTACACAGTCTGTGGGGCTTTTCATATATTGTGTGTGTCTTTTGGAAGGGGAAAGATTaaaagagggggtgggggcacctggatggcgcagtcggttaagtgtccgacttcagctcaggtcatgatcttgcagttcgtgggtttgagctcctcattgtcgggctctgtgctgacagctcagagcctgaaacctgcagattctgtgtctccctttctctcggcccctcccctgcttgtactctgtctctctcaaaaataaatattaaaaaaaaattttttttaataaataaaagagggagTGGATGTTGACCATCACAACCTGAGTAGAGAAGTCCCTAGACAAAAACATTTGCTAGCATTATTGGCTATCTTAAAGAAATCAGGTGGGTGGAATAGCTAGCCAGTAGATAGGTAATACAGATTATCCTTGAGTCACTTTACCCCATTTAAAACATTGGTGTAAAAAGAAGATATCTATTACTGCCTTTTTCCTCCCATTGGAATTTTTTCTCAATTTGAAATTTAGTTTGAAATGATACTTGGGTTTGAATTtagtgataaaaaaataaagaacaaatggaatagcagtttcttttaatttacaaaataaagtgcCTTTTGACTTAGCTTACAGCCTaccttacaggaaaaaaaagctttacacaaaagtaaataataggTAAAGAATAGTGTTCCCCTTAGTGCATTTTCAAGTATAAGTTTCTTGGGAGTTTTTGGTTATTTACTTCCTATGACTTTCATACcatgaaataaaaagatgctGCAATTATGTTggttttgttaaataaaatgtatatataggtttgccattaaatattttagttacgCCAGAATTTGATGT carries:
- the LRRC19 gene encoding leucine-rich repeat-containing protein 19; this translates as MKTTCITILFWPLSRLLLSDDSQSSRTEVKYNFTEMNYSLIPVDINKNITILDLSYNQISLNVTDIRVLQTYFLLTELYLIENNIIMLYNNSFGNLSNLEILNMCTNSIHIIQQDAFIGLNKLKQLHLCQNKIFQLNPDIFVPLKNLILLNLQGNLISYFDVPRMFHLESIILYGNPWNCSCSLLNLQKWLNTSNVTLENENITTCAYPDILKCYSITTVPYNAECYSKFSPPINEDLYNHSQSINNSTFNSSLNNLKNSEHKLLGKSWAFLLGVVVTVLMTSFLIFIAIKCPIWYNFLLSYNHHRLEEHEAETYEDGFTGNSSSLSQASHTNSEETTVIFEQLHSFVIDDDGFIEDKYIDTHELREEN